One window from the genome of Oncorhynchus gorbuscha isolate QuinsamMale2020 ecotype Even-year linkage group LG14, OgorEven_v1.0, whole genome shotgun sequence encodes:
- the LOC123994790 gene encoding uncharacterized protein LOC123994790: MSLILETTVLDEVQLDVPLDDVPDVLQLPVLLDVQNAAIILEDVPDVQTILEEATGNWQLIPIRFSPLYCGSVVIRNNVGPVVKAWRTFQFISPIITYMCGGSQQVVVRMHHMSRVRGLEAQLVWAISKETARLSPEGIPYCATKMQSITWIQRVAGRVTHYASHLRHETSVDVTLGCFQQTDVSVVYAGRTSLFSVIGGCLLLYAHHSAVH; the protein is encoded by the exons ATGTCCCTCATTTTAGAAACAACTGTCCTGGATGAGGTCCAGTTGGATGTGCCATTGGATGATGTGCCAGATGTTCTACAGCTGCCAGTCCTCCTTGATGTCCAGAATGCTGCTATCATCCTTGAGGATGTGCCAGATGTGCAGACTATCCTTGAG GAGGCCACTGGCAATTGGCAGTTGATTCCGATTAGGTTCAGCCCCCTGTACTGTGGGTCTGTTGTGATCAGG AACAATGTCGGTCCGGTGGTTAAAGCTTGGAGAACTTTCCAGTTCATCAGCCCCATCATCACCTACATGTGTGGGGGATCCCAG CAGGTGGTGGTGAGGATGCACCACATGAGTAGGGTGAGAGGCCTGGAGGCTCAACTGGTGTGGGCCATCTCCAAGGAGACAGCCAGGCTTAGTCCAGAGGGCATCCCCTACTGTGCCACCAAAATGCAGTCCATCACTTGGATCCAG CGTGTGGCTGGCAGGGTGACCCACTATGCGTCTCACCTCCGCCACGAGACGTCTGTGGACGTGACGCTTGGCTGCTTCCAG CAGACTGATGTTTCAGTGGTGTACGCTGGACGGACTTCTCTCTTCAGCGTGATCGGAGGCTGCCTCCTTCTCTACGCCCACCACTCAGCAGTTCACTGA